The Tursiops truncatus isolate mTurTru1 chromosome 6, mTurTru1.mat.Y, whole genome shotgun sequence genome includes a window with the following:
- the BARX1 gene encoding homeobox protein BarH-like 1, with amino-acid sequence MQRPGEPGAVRFGPPEGCADHRPHRYRSFMIEEILTEPPGPKGAAPASAAAAAGELLKFGVQALLAARPFHSHLAVLKAEQAAVFKFPLAPLGCSGLGSALLAAGPGLPGAAGAPHLPLELQLRGKLEAPGAGEPGTKAKKGRRSRTVFTELQLMGLEKRFEKQKYLSTPDRIDLAESLGLSQLQVKTWYQNRRMKWKKIVLQGGGLESPTKPKGRPKKNSIPTSEQLTEQERAKEAEKPAEAPGEAGDRSHED; translated from the exons ATGCAGCGGCCGGGGGAGCCGGGCGCAGTGCGCTTCGGCCCGCCCGAGGGCTGCGCGGACCACCGGCCGCACCGCTACCGCAGCTTCATGATCGAGGAAATCCTCACTGAGCCTCCGGGGCCCAAGGGCGCCGCTCCTGcctctgccgccgccgccgcgggcgAGCTGCTCAAGTTCGGCGTGCAGGCTCTGCTGGCGGCGCGGCCCTTCCACAGCCACCTGG CCGTGCTGAAGGCCGAGCAGGCAGCGGTGTTTAAGTTCCCGCTGGCGCCGCTTGGCTGCTCCGGGTTGGGCTCGGCGCTGCTTGCTGCGGGGCCTGGGCTGCCCGGCGCTGCCGGCGCGCCGCACCTGCCGCTCGAGCTGCAGCTCCGCGGGAAGCTGGAGGCGCCTGGCGCCGGGGAGCCGGGCACCAAGGCCAAGAAGGGGCGTCGGAGCCGCACCGTGTTCACCGAGCTGCAGCTGATGGGCCTAGAGAAACGCTTCGAGAAGCAGAAGTACCTCTCCACGCCCGACAG AATAGATCTCGCCGAGTCCCTGGGTCTGAGCCAGTTGCAGGTGAAGACGTGGTACCAGAATCGAAGGATGAAGTGGAAGAAAATA GTGCTGCAGGGCGGCGGCCTGGAGTCTCCCACCAAGCCCAAGGGGAGGCCCAAGAAGAACTCCATCCCCACGAGCGAACAGCTCACGGAGCAGGAGCGCGCCAAGGAAGCGGAGAAGCCGGCGGAGGCGCCGGGCGAGGCCGGCGACCGGAGCCACGAGGACTGA